From one Sulfurimonas sp. HSL-3221 genomic stretch:
- the soxY gene encoding thiosulfate oxidation carrier protein SoxY, which yields MQRRSFLQRIGLAAAATAATATLTPQSLLAAEAPKGPNTMDIDAALKAITGGKAVTPSKKVHLKAPEIAENGAVVPVTIEVDSPMTPDDYVKAIHVFATKNSNVRCADIMLTPANGAAMFATRIKLGSSQDVLVVAETSTGEFLSAKQSVKVTIGGCG from the coding sequence ATGCAAAGAAGAAGTTTCTTACAACGTATCGGTCTGGCCGCAGCGGCCACGGCAGCAACAGCAACCCTCACCCCGCAGAGCCTGCTCGCGGCGGAAGCGCCCAAAGGGCCCAACACGATGGACATCGACGCGGCCCTTAAGGCCATTACCGGCGGCAAGGCCGTGACACCTTCAAAGAAAGTGCACCTGAAAGCGCCTGAGATCGCGGAAAACGGTGCCGTCGTACCCGTCACCATCGAGGTCGACTCTCCGATGACACCGGATGACTACGTCAAGGCAATCCACGTCTTCGCCACCAAAAACAGCAACGTCCGCTGTGCCGATATCATGCTGACACCGGCCAACGGCGCAGCCATGTTCGCGACACGTATCAAGCTCGGCAGTTCCCAGGACGTCCTCGTCGTCGCCGAAACCAGCACCGGCGAATTCCTCAGCGCGAAACAGAGCGTCAAAGTCACGATCGGCGGCTGCGGCTGA
- the soxX gene encoding sulfur oxidation c-type cytochrome SoxX, with protein MKRWLLLSTTIGLGVAFAANLSDAIERPEAASIIQKDLFGPAKAYTMPAGCITDDKDAIARGAYIFHNLNGEKAKGKLPAGLSKKNANGSPKQYGNCVACHNIEGAKGAGNIGPDLTNYHAFFIETGTRDNQFVYQKIADARVDNPKTHMTINLTTGLFTEREICDITSYIVSIKH; from the coding sequence ATGAAGAGATGGCTGTTACTCAGTACGACCATCGGTCTGGGTGTAGCGTTCGCCGCCAACCTGTCCGATGCCATCGAGCGGCCCGAAGCGGCGTCGATCATCCAGAAGGATCTGTTCGGCCCGGCTAAGGCCTACACGATGCCGGCGGGGTGTATCACGGACGACAAGGACGCGATCGCCCGGGGCGCATACATTTTCCATAACCTCAATGGAGAAAAAGCCAAAGGCAAACTGCCGGCAGGCCTGTCAAAAAAGAATGCAAACGGCTCGCCGAAGCAGTACGGCAACTGTGTCGCCTGCCACAATATCGAAGGGGCCAAAGGCGCCGGAAATATCGGGCCCGACCTGACAAACTACCATGCGTTTTTCATTGAAACGGGTACCCGCGACAACCAGTTCGTCTACCAGAAGATCGCCGACGCGCGTGTCGACAACCCGAAGACGCATATGACGATCAACCTTACGACCGGTCTCTTTACCGAACGTGAGATCTGCGACATCACCTCGTATATCGTTTCCATTAAACACTAA
- a CDS encoding sensor histidine kinase translates to MKDNQYALKNAVLYTALITVILLAPLYVYTVYMKQIHGIQNELMLKQHAARVISAMEEYDENRESYFEYPRFKRIVSGLYDLHFKPIFTLIDFPMEHFAAGYHIDESHSAYLIIPLPRERYFGAEYLIVGNHLTYAPVYERVATILIAIVVLVFFLSLLVLQRFALPFKRVNQKLDNFIKDTVHEINTPLSIININIDLYNRKHPQSKYLQRIKAASKTLSNIYNDMEYLIKNKQIVFEYEEIDVSAFVRERILYFNEVAAMKGITIASEIDEGVILHFNQTQLQRIIDNNISNAIKYSHENSIVEVALKRYDHRCELTFRDYGLGIENTEKIFERYYREETGKGGFGIGLNIVKAIMEETGITLEVSSVPQQGSTFTYVFPPHLCQNPAI, encoded by the coding sequence TTGAAAGATAATCAGTACGCCCTCAAAAACGCGGTGCTCTACACGGCGCTGATCACGGTGATCCTCCTCGCGCCGCTTTATGTCTACACCGTCTATATGAAACAGATCCACGGGATCCAGAACGAACTGATGCTCAAGCAGCACGCCGCCCGTGTCATCAGCGCCATGGAGGAGTACGACGAAAACCGTGAAAGCTACTTCGAGTACCCCCGCTTCAAGCGGATCGTCTCGGGGCTTTACGACCTGCACTTCAAGCCGATCTTCACCCTCATCGATTTTCCGATGGAACACTTTGCCGCCGGGTACCACATCGACGAGAGTCACAGCGCCTACCTCATCATCCCCCTCCCCCGGGAGCGCTATTTCGGGGCGGAGTACCTCATCGTCGGCAACCACCTCACCTACGCGCCCGTCTACGAGCGCGTCGCGACGATCCTCATCGCCATCGTCGTCCTCGTCTTTTTCCTTTCGCTCCTTGTCCTGCAGCGTTTTGCCCTGCCGTTCAAACGCGTCAACCAGAAGCTGGACAACTTTATCAAAGATACCGTCCACGAGATCAACACCCCCCTCTCCATCATCAACATCAACATCGATCTCTACAACCGCAAGCACCCCCAGAGCAAATACCTGCAGCGTATCAAAGCCGCGTCGAAGACCCTCTCGAACATCTATAACGACATGGAGTACCTCATCAAGAACAAGCAGATCGTTTTCGAATACGAGGAGATCGACGTCAGCGCCTTCGTGCGCGAGCGCATCCTCTATTTTAACGAGGTCGCCGCCATGAAAGGGATCACCATCGCCTCCGAGATCGATGAAGGGGTGATCCTGCACTTCAACCAGACCCAGCTGCAGCGCATCATCGACAACAACATCTCCAACGCCATCAAGTACTCCCACGAGAACAGCATTGTCGAGGTTGCCCTGAAACGGTACGACCACCGCTGCGAACTGACCTTCAGGGATTACGGGCTGGGGATCGAAAACACCGAAAAGATCTTTGAACGCTACTACCGCGAGGAGACCGGCAAGGGCGGTTTTGGTATCGGGCTCAACATCGTCAAGGCGATCATGGAGGAGACCGGCATCACCCTGGAGGTCTCTTCCGTACCCCAACAGGGAAGCACATTTACCTACGTTTTCCCGCCCCATCTCTGCCAAAATCCTGCTATTTGA
- a CDS encoding response regulator transcription factor, whose protein sequence is MKILLLEDEYALRVSIEEFLEDLDFNVETYANGDDAFDAACATHFDLFLFDVNVPGLSGFELLKTLRAEGNETPAIFITARTQTKDLEEGYKRGCCDYIRKPFDLTELQLRIEHALRSYYYKHSEAIELAPDLRYDTKRMQLSYKEEPITLSKTENDILEVLLRHTNQAVSMAMFQDEVWGEYVDPANIRVQINNLRKKLPADIIKNRRGIGYIIER, encoded by the coding sequence ATGAAGATTCTGCTGCTGGAAGACGAATACGCGCTGCGCGTCAGTATCGAGGAGTTCCTGGAGGATCTTGATTTCAACGTCGAGACCTACGCCAACGGCGACGACGCTTTCGACGCCGCCTGCGCGACCCATTTCGACCTTTTCTTGTTCGATGTCAACGTCCCCGGCCTCAGTGGATTCGAACTGCTCAAAACCCTGCGCGCCGAGGGCAACGAGACCCCGGCCATCTTCATTACCGCCCGGACCCAGACCAAGGACCTTGAAGAGGGGTACAAGCGCGGCTGCTGCGACTACATCCGTAAACCCTTTGACCTTACCGAACTGCAGCTGCGCATCGAGCATGCGCTGCGCAGCTACTACTATAAGCACAGTGAAGCGATCGAGCTCGCCCCGGATCTGCGCTACGACACGAAACGGATGCAGCTGAGCTACAAGGAAGAACCGATCACACTGAGCAAGACGGAGAACGATATCCTGGAGGTCCTGCTGCGCCATACGAACCAGGCCGTCTCCATGGCGATGTTCCAGGACGAAGTGTGGGGCGAATACGTCGACCCCGCCAACATCCGGGTCCAGATCAACAACCTGCGCAAAAAACTCCCCGCGGACATCATCAAAAATCGCCGCGGCATAGGGTATATCATTGAAAGATAA
- a CDS encoding cache domain-containing protein: protein MTIEVFNREVAWQVVDEVSDQLSLSLRTELRNEKEDALRFALILSENDSLRHALKEDDDEAGFALLKRMIKSVQKNTSELVRAQIITADSRLFARSWDADNLFAGMPLDTYRRDLEEIMLHKKPRSSIEVGRRLGIKATVPMYEEGELIGFVEVLKFFDASTDFFHKFGIDLYALLDDSYYNTAVLMQNNPSVAWYLVGNRRYNNINLKVLQRLDMKQLRKERIMLRENKYIFFEPMRNGDGETIGAFVFVMPKQSIEHFARSGEDLSFLLAFSRNNLYDIVKKEQYDNKVYHSGYDKALLSLKDTVPEEDRELFMEEARDVLSTYTKEELIALMLHYKLARKIEGEIR, encoded by the coding sequence ATGACCATAGAAGTCTTCAACCGGGAGGTTGCGTGGCAGGTCGTCGACGAGGTCAGCGACCAGCTCAGCCTCTCCCTGCGCACGGAGCTGCGCAACGAGAAGGAGGACGCCCTGCGCTTTGCGCTGATCCTCTCGGAGAACGATTCCCTCCGGCATGCCCTCAAAGAAGATGACGACGAAGCGGGTTTCGCCCTCCTCAAACGGATGATCAAATCGGTGCAGAAGAACACCTCCGAACTCGTGCGGGCTCAGATCATCACCGCGGATTCGCGCCTCTTTGCCCGCAGCTGGGATGCCGACAACCTCTTTGCGGGGATGCCGCTCGATACCTACCGCCGCGACCTCGAAGAGATTATGCTGCACAAGAAACCGCGCTCCTCCATCGAAGTCGGTCGGCGTCTGGGGATCAAGGCAACCGTGCCCATGTACGAGGAGGGGGAGCTCATCGGCTTTGTCGAAGTGCTGAAGTTCTTCGACGCCAGTACCGACTTCTTCCACAAGTTCGGGATTGACCTCTACGCCCTGCTCGACGACAGCTACTACAACACCGCCGTACTGATGCAGAACAACCCTTCGGTCGCCTGGTACCTCGTCGGCAACCGCCGCTACAACAACATCAACCTCAAGGTCCTGCAGCGCCTGGACATGAAACAGCTGCGTAAAGAACGGATCATGCTGCGGGAGAACAAGTACATCTTCTTCGAGCCGATGCGCAACGGCGACGGTGAGACCATCGGCGCCTTCGTCTTCGTCATGCCGAAACAGAGCATCGAACACTTTGCCCGCAGCGGGGAGGACCTCTCTTTCCTGCTCGCGTTCTCGCGGAACAACCTCTACGACATCGTTAAAAAGGAGCAGTATGACAACAAGGTCTACCACAGCGGATACGACAAAGCCCTGCTCTCGCTCAAGGACACCGTTCCCGAAGAAGACCGGGAACTCTTTATGGAGGAGGCGCGCGACGTGCTCTCCACCTACACCAAAGAGGAGCTGATCGCCCTGATGCTCCACTACAAGCTCGCCCGGAAGATTGAAGGAGAGATACGATGA
- a CDS encoding DsrE family protein, whose translation MKYISITRMIAALALTLFVPTVWADDDDDVVKVVYQCDFPDVQRVHLMLNTLNNAVKYYEKNLIQYEIDVVALGPCLQYFMKDFKGTGFAAKPYLEHGGPTGEGTRKRFNGLKLLGGDNITFFACQNTMDKKNVKAEQIADNVEITPGGIVKVIDDQRDGFAYIKIQ comes from the coding sequence ATGAAATACATTTCGATTACACGGATGATAGCGGCACTGGCGCTCACCCTTTTCGTACCAACGGTCTGGGCCGATGACGACGATGACGTCGTCAAGGTCGTCTACCAGTGCGACTTCCCCGATGTGCAGAGGGTCCACCTCATGCTGAACACGCTTAATAACGCCGTAAAATATTACGAGAAGAACCTGATCCAGTACGAGATCGACGTCGTCGCACTGGGGCCGTGCCTTCAGTACTTCATGAAGGACTTCAAAGGGACCGGCTTCGCGGCCAAGCCCTACCTGGAACACGGCGGACCGACGGGGGAAGGGACACGCAAACGCTTTAACGGCCTCAAGCTGCTCGGCGGCGACAACATTACCTTTTTCGCCTGTCAGAACACCATGGACAAGAAGAACGTCAAGGCGGAACAGATCGCCGACAACGTGGAGATCACCCCCGGCGGCATCGTCAAGGTCATTGACGACCAGCGCGACGGGTTCGCCTACATCAAGATCCAGTAA
- a CDS encoding OprO/OprP family phosphate-selective porin: MLLSAMSLEAANWLMLQGTQPDNVAPKGVVVPYRNKMPVVWGFIQANYKQDYGDVFIDPNGGNKTPFSLLNPNLADQEGFSLFRARLAARGMADNDNKVNYFFMTEFGNNAVNNLAGHDTATYFTDASVTLRHVPGLNARIGMFKTPGSEEGLRAVFVSPYIEFTTMTNQQLLERQVTNVGTAQTGKAAGGASTVHYTSTDVTRPIAAFRDMGIELFDTFALGQGWTLSYAYMYGNGTGISHNASDHQATHYGYLALEDDFGAGKGFYTEALKFFVWGQTGKRRLYSTDANGTTTPVKHDRKRYGIGFSYYENGLRAEAEYMWAEGMIYTGAKDTDPDPYQEEWQLQFAVGTENKAEGGYLNLQYELFPKQFEVFGRYDFMNRLTNDSKGERDFQTITLGCSYRFRGPTRIDFNYMIRDAKAPGNAAAQNVLDNMGDRLAIQLTAAF, from the coding sequence TTGCTTTTAAGCGCTATGTCGCTGGAGGCGGCCAACTGGCTGATGCTGCAGGGAACGCAGCCCGACAACGTCGCGCCCAAAGGGGTTGTCGTGCCCTATCGCAACAAGATGCCCGTCGTCTGGGGCTTTATCCAGGCCAACTATAAGCAGGATTACGGCGACGTCTTCATCGACCCGAACGGCGGGAACAAAACCCCGTTCTCGTTGTTGAACCCCAATCTGGCCGACCAGGAGGGGTTCAGCCTTTTTCGCGCCAGACTCGCCGCGCGCGGCATGGCCGACAACGACAACAAAGTCAACTATTTTTTCATGACGGAGTTCGGCAATAATGCCGTCAACAATCTCGCCGGGCATGACACCGCCACCTACTTCACCGACGCGTCGGTGACACTCCGCCACGTCCCGGGGCTTAATGCGCGCATCGGTATGTTTAAAACCCCCGGCAGCGAAGAGGGGCTGCGCGCCGTCTTCGTCTCCCCCTATATCGAGTTCACCACGATGACGAACCAGCAGCTGCTCGAACGCCAAGTGACCAATGTCGGTACCGCACAGACCGGCAAAGCGGCCGGCGGCGCTTCGACGGTGCACTACACCAGCACCGACGTCACACGTCCGATCGCCGCGTTCCGGGACATGGGCATCGAGCTCTTCGACACCTTTGCGCTCGGTCAGGGGTGGACGCTCAGTTACGCCTACATGTACGGCAACGGTACGGGGATTTCCCACAACGCTTCGGACCACCAGGCGACCCATTACGGCTATCTGGCCCTCGAAGACGACTTCGGCGCCGGCAAAGGCTTCTACACCGAAGCCCTTAAGTTCTTTGTCTGGGGGCAGACCGGCAAGCGTCGGCTCTACTCCACCGACGCCAACGGCACGACCACGCCCGTCAAGCACGACCGTAAACGCTATGGCATCGGCTTCTCCTACTACGAGAACGGCCTGCGGGCGGAAGCGGAATATATGTGGGCCGAAGGCATGATCTATACGGGCGCCAAGGACACAGACCCTGACCCCTATCAGGAAGAGTGGCAGTTGCAGTTTGCCGTCGGCACCGAGAACAAGGCCGAAGGCGGCTATCTCAACCTGCAGTACGAGCTCTTTCCCAAGCAGTTCGAGGTCTTCGGCCGCTATGACTTTATGAACCGCCTGACCAACGACTCCAAGGGCGAACGCGACTTCCAGACCATCACCCTGGGATGTTCCTATCGCTTCCGCGGCCCGACGCGGATCGATTTCAACTACATGATCCGCGATGCGAAAGCACCGGGCAACGCTGCGGCGCAGAATGTTCTGGACAATATGGGCGATCGCCTCGCCATCCAGCTCACCGCAGCTTTTTAA
- the radA gene encoding DNA repair protein RadA: MAKKKSLFECQHCGFTSAKWMGKCPNCGTWDSLVELSEQQQEVLKQTASSVTGKAKAQPINEIAHTEVERFSSDDIELDMVLGGGVVPGSLTLIGGSPGVGKSTLLLKIGANIAKGGRNTLYVTGEESEGQVKLRANRLDANADNLYLLSEIRLEQVLAELAHRSYECLIVDSIQTLYSEAVTSAPGSVTQVRQITFELMRLAKERRIAVFIIGHITKEGSIAGPRVLEHMVDTVLYFEGDSAQELRILRGFKNRFGPTSEIGVFEMRNEGLVSAKDIGSRFFDKTRDQSGSALTVVMEGSRPLILEVQALVSDSHASNPKRQATGFDTNRLNMLLALLERKLELPLNSYDVFINITGGIKINETAADLAVLAAIISSFRDRTVSKETVFIGEVSLVGDVREVFQLDTRLRELAMHGITKALVAKKPQQSHGVKCYPVDEVTKLIDWM, from the coding sequence GTGGCCAAGAAAAAATCCCTCTTCGAATGCCAGCACTGCGGTTTCACCTCGGCCAAATGGATGGGCAAATGCCCCAACTGCGGCACCTGGGACTCCCTTGTCGAGCTGAGCGAACAGCAGCAGGAGGTGCTCAAACAGACCGCCTCCTCCGTCACCGGCAAAGCCAAGGCGCAGCCCATCAACGAGATCGCCCACACCGAGGTGGAGCGCTTCAGCTCCGACGACATCGAGCTGGACATGGTCCTCGGCGGCGGGGTCGTCCCCGGGTCGCTGACCCTTATCGGCGGCAGCCCCGGTGTGGGCAAATCCACCCTGCTGCTCAAGATCGGCGCCAACATCGCCAAGGGGGGCCGCAACACCCTCTACGTCACCGGCGAGGAGAGCGAAGGGCAGGTCAAGCTGCGTGCCAACCGTCTTGACGCCAACGCCGACAACCTCTACCTCCTCAGCGAAATCCGCCTGGAACAGGTGCTCGCAGAACTGGCCCACCGCAGCTACGAGTGCCTCATCGTCGACTCCATCCAGACGCTCTACAGCGAAGCGGTCACCTCGGCTCCCGGCTCCGTCACCCAGGTCCGCCAGATCACCTTCGAGCTGATGCGCCTCGCCAAGGAGCGGCGCATCGCCGTGTTCATCATCGGCCACATCACCAAAGAGGGTTCCATCGCCGGACCGCGGGTGCTGGAGCATATGGTCGACACCGTCCTCTACTTCGAAGGCGACAGCGCCCAGGAGCTGCGGATCCTGCGCGGGTTCAAAAACCGCTTCGGCCCCACCAGCGAGATCGGCGTGTTCGAGATGCGCAACGAGGGACTCGTCAGCGCCAAGGATATCGGGTCGCGCTTCTTTGACAAAACCCGGGACCAGAGCGGTTCGGCCCTTACCGTCGTTATGGAGGGGTCGCGCCCGCTCATCCTGGAGGTGCAGGCCCTGGTCAGCGACTCCCACGCCTCCAACCCCAAGCGCCAGGCCACGGGGTTCGACACCAACCGCCTCAATATGCTCCTGGCGCTGCTGGAGCGCAAGCTGGAGCTGCCGCTGAACTCCTACGACGTTTTCATCAACATCACCGGCGGCATCAAGATCAACGAGACCGCCGCCGATCTCGCCGTGCTCGCTGCCATCATCAGCAGCTTCCGAGACCGTACCGTCTCCAAGGAGACCGTCTTCATCGGCGAGGTCTCGCTGGTGGGGGACGTGCGCGAAGTCTTCCAGCTCGACACCCGCCTGCGCGAACTCGCCATGCACGGCATCACCAAGGCGCTGGTGGCCAAAAAGCCCCAGCAGAGCCACGGCGTGAAGTGCTACCCCGTCGACGAGGTCACCAAACTGATCGATTGGATGTGA
- the ftsY gene encoding signal recognition particle-docking protein FtsY, with translation MLGFFKKGLQKTAEAMKSVAPKKRKRIPKDELEDILLEADVEYDLIEIIMRELYTDEVTREQLESKLIATLAWANYEKPEHEKPFVDLIIGVNGAGKTTTIAKLTQHYMNAGERVLLGASDTFRAAAIEQLTRWADRLGVPIVSSRQGHDPSAVAYDAIESAKARGFEHVIIDTAGRLHTQTNLSEELKKIVRICDKAHAGAPHRKILIIDGTQGNSAIAQAKAFNEMVDVDGIIITKLDGTAKGGSIFSIAYALRLPIFFVGVGEQPDDLVPFNKFEFIDGFLDPIFEAESQA, from the coding sequence ATGCTCGGTTTTTTCAAAAAAGGGCTGCAGAAGACCGCGGAGGCGATGAAAAGCGTCGCCCCGAAAAAACGCAAACGTATTCCCAAGGATGAGCTCGAGGATATTCTCCTCGAAGCCGACGTCGAATACGATCTCATCGAGATCATCATGCGCGAGCTCTACACCGACGAAGTCACGCGCGAACAGCTCGAATCGAAGCTGATCGCGACCCTCGCCTGGGCCAACTACGAGAAACCCGAACACGAGAAACCCTTTGTCGACCTCATCATCGGGGTCAACGGCGCCGGGAAAACGACGACGATCGCCAAACTGACGCAGCACTACATGAACGCGGGGGAGCGGGTTTTGCTCGGGGCTTCCGACACGTTCCGCGCCGCAGCGATCGAGCAGCTGACCCGCTGGGCCGACCGCCTGGGCGTGCCCATCGTCTCATCGCGCCAGGGGCACGACCCCTCCGCCGTCGCCTACGACGCCATTGAATCGGCCAAAGCCCGCGGTTTCGAGCATGTCATCATCGATACGGCGGGACGGCTCCACACCCAGACGAACCTCTCCGAGGAGCTCAAGAAGATCGTCCGCATCTGCGACAAGGCCCATGCCGGCGCCCCGCACCGCAAGATCCTCATCATCGACGGCACCCAGGGCAATTCCGCCATTGCCCAGGCCAAGGCGTTCAACGAGATGGTCGATGTCGACGGCATCATCATCACCAAGCTCGACGGTACGGCCAAAGGGGGATCGATCTTCTCCATCGCCTACGCGCTGCGTCTGCCCATCTTCTTCGTCGGCGTCGGCGAACAGCCCGACGACCTCGTTCCCTTCAACAAGTTCGAGTTCATCGACGGATTCCTCGACCCGATCTTCGAAGCAGAATCCCAGGCGTAA
- a CDS encoding TlpA family protein disulfide reductase has product MEMMVKQFTITALVALLMLGGCSDSKDAQGGDADALIAKTVYTLNDINGSAYEVTKSGADFRISGVPEPVVVYDIFATWCPPCRAEAPHLSSLQKKLAGKIKIIGVTIEEGNDNAYYQRFAEDIGIKYSLVNSPDNQKFSRAVAGAIGVGQDFPIPLMVVYKNGRFVKYYSGLVPEEMLESDLKTLAEAQ; this is encoded by the coding sequence ATGGAAATGATGGTAAAACAGTTCACGATAACCGCACTTGTCGCGCTGCTGATGCTCGGCGGCTGCAGCGACAGCAAAGACGCGCAGGGCGGCGACGCGGATGCGCTGATCGCCAAAACCGTTTACACGCTCAACGATATCAACGGTTCTGCCTACGAAGTAACCAAATCCGGAGCGGACTTCCGGATCAGCGGCGTCCCCGAACCGGTGGTCGTCTACGACATCTTCGCCACCTGGTGTCCGCCCTGCCGCGCCGAGGCCCCGCACCTGAGCAGCCTGCAGAAAAAACTGGCGGGCAAGATCAAAATCATCGGCGTGACGATCGAAGAGGGGAACGACAACGCCTATTACCAGCGTTTCGCGGAGGATATCGGCATAAAGTACAGCCTCGTGAACTCTCCCGACAACCAGAAGTTCTCCCGCGCCGTCGCCGGCGCCATCGGCGTCGGGCAGGACTTCCCCATCCCCCTCATGGTGGTCTATAAAAACGGCCGTTTCGTCAAATACTACTCGGGACTCGTTCCCGAAGAGATGCTCGAATCCGACCTGAAAACCCTGGCGGAGGCGCAATAG
- a CDS encoding 5-formyltetrahydrofolate cyclo-ligase, with translation MTKAAFRDICLNKQRSVWEHNRLERDKRLCDALYAEVRASGGKDILLFWPLGSEPDLRPLLHRLRREGWNVYLPFMVGASFLMVPFRYPMFRKNFGIYEPGFSNRKIKKIDIAVVPAVGVDAQARRIGFGKGMYDRFFARLNRKPKTIFVQLEECMTNEKICDDYDVSADVLLTPSARYEAAGTIHDKRNTLRRRDRHY, from the coding sequence ATGACGAAAGCCGCATTCCGTGACATCTGCCTGAACAAGCAGCGGTCGGTCTGGGAACATAACCGCCTGGAGCGGGACAAACGGCTCTGCGACGCCCTCTACGCGGAAGTACGAGCAAGCGGCGGGAAAGACATTCTGCTCTTCTGGCCGCTGGGGAGCGAGCCGGACCTTCGGCCGCTGCTGCACAGGCTGCGCCGGGAGGGGTGGAACGTCTATCTGCCTTTTATGGTCGGTGCAAGCTTCCTGATGGTACCATTTAGATACCCGATGTTCCGTAAAAATTTTGGGATTTACGAGCCGGGATTCAGTAATAGAAAAATTAAAAAGATTGATATAGCTGTGGTGCCAGCCGTCGGGGTTGACGCACAGGCACGCCGCATCGGATTCGGTAAAGGGATGTACGACCGTTTCTTTGCCCGATTGAACAGAAAACCAAAAACGATCTTTGTTCAACTCGAAGAGTGTATGACAAACGAGAAAATTTGCGATGATTACGATGTTTCGGCTGATGTGCTATTGACACCGTCGGCCCGCTATGAAGCAGCGGGGACGATACATGATAAACGAAATACTCTCAGGAGGCGCGATCGCCACTATTAG